A single genomic interval of Pelodiscus sinensis isolate JC-2024 chromosome 28, ASM4963464v1, whole genome shotgun sequence harbors:
- the STARD7 gene encoding stAR-related lipid transfer protein 7, mitochondrial isoform X2, producing the protein MFRRRPLDGRAWGRWQRLLGWARPDPPARARSLLALLGSHVSGQLYGDLASERARWSLLGGLWRRLQGRQAGPGCKLMAALAGAFLWEAERIREEELRRSAEEMKHMEEVSKLFHGSGAEHQKLVSKSHVDITAAHEEHPWEMVMDKKHFKLWRRPIEGTHLYQYRVFGTYTDVTPRQFFNVQLDTEYRKKWDSLVIKLDVIERDLTTGSEVVHWVTHFPYPMYSRDYVYVRRYDVDQENNLMVLVSRAVEHPGIPEDPEFVRVRTYESQMVIRPHKTFDENGFDYLLTYSDNPQTVFPRYCVSWMVSSGMPDFLEKLHTAALKAKRMEIEVQDYISAKPIDNGNSGEGKASMPSTEHKNDNTHSPAQLEYA; encoded by the exons ATGTTCCGGCGCAGGCCGCTCGACGGCCGCGCATGGGGTCGCTGGCagcggctgctgggctgggctcgGCCCGACCCCCCCGCTCGGGCCAGGAGCctactggccctgctgggcagccacgtGAGCGGGCAGCTCTACGGCGACCTCGCCTCGGAGCGCGCGCGCTGGAGCCTGCTCGGCGGCCTGTGGCGCCGGCTCCAGGGCCGCCAGGCGGGCCCCGGCTGCAAGCTGATGGCGGCGCTGGCCGGGGCCTTCCTGTGGGAGGCGGAGCGGATCCGCGAGGAGGAGCTGCGAAG GTCTGCAGAGGAGATGAAGCACATGGAGGAAGTCTCTAAGTTGTTccatggcagtggggcagagcacCAGAAGCTGGTTTCCAAATCTCATGTGGATATAACAGCTGCTCACGAAGAGCATCCCTGGGAGATGGTGATGGACAAGAAACACTTCAAGCTGTGGAGGCGTCCGATAGAGGGAACCCACCTGTATCAGTACAGAG TCTTTGGGACATACACAGATGTGACTCCCAGGCAGTTCTTCAATGTGCAG CTGGACACTGAGTACAGGAAGAAATGGGATTCACTGGTCATCAAACTGGATGTAATTGAGAGAGACCTGACCACTGGCTCGGAAGTGGTTCACTGGGTAACTCACTTCCCT TACCCGATGTATTCACGAGACTACGTGTATGTGCGGCGGTACGACGTGGACCAGGAAAACAACCTGATGGTGCTGGTGTCGCG AGCGGTGGAGCATCCAGGTATCCCAGAAGATCCCGAGTTCGTGCGAGTCCGAACCTATGAATCCCAAATGGTTATCCGACCACACAAGACATTTGATGAG AATGGCTTTGACTACCTGCTGACATACAGTGACAATCCACAGACAGTATTTCCGCGCTACTGTGTCAGCTGGATGGTCTCCAGTG GCATGCCAGACTTCCTGGAGAAGCTGCACACAGCAGCTCTGAAAGCCAAGCGGATGGAGATCGAAGTGCAGGACTACATCTCTGCGAAGCCCATTGATAACGGCAACAGCGGCGAGGGGAAGGCGAGCATGCCCAGTACAGAGCACAAGAATGACAACACTCACAGCCCTGCTCAGCTTGAGTATGCCTAG
- the STARD7 gene encoding stAR-related lipid transfer protein 7, mitochondrial isoform X1 has protein sequence MFRRRPLDGRAWGRWQRLLGWARPDPPARARSLLALLGSHVSGQLYGDLASERARWSLLGGLWRRLQGRQAGPGCKLMAALAGAFLWEAERIREEELRRSAEEMKHMEEVSKLFHGSGAEHQKLVSKSHVDITAAHEEHPWEMVMDKKHFKLWRRPIEGTHLYQYRVFGTYTDVTPRQFFNVQCGVLADSSDRELHADREVRPVSSPGQHAYKLDTEYRKKWDSLVIKLDVIERDLTTGSEVVHWVTHFPYPMYSRDYVYVRRYDVDQENNLMVLVSRAVEHPGIPEDPEFVRVRTYESQMVIRPHKTFDENGFDYLLTYSDNPQTVFPRYCVSWMVSSGMPDFLEKLHTAALKAKRMEIEVQDYISAKPIDNGNSGEGKASMPSTEHKNDNTHSPAQLEYA, from the exons ATGTTCCGGCGCAGGCCGCTCGACGGCCGCGCATGGGGTCGCTGGCagcggctgctgggctgggctcgGCCCGACCCCCCCGCTCGGGCCAGGAGCctactggccctgctgggcagccacgtGAGCGGGCAGCTCTACGGCGACCTCGCCTCGGAGCGCGCGCGCTGGAGCCTGCTCGGCGGCCTGTGGCGCCGGCTCCAGGGCCGCCAGGCGGGCCCCGGCTGCAAGCTGATGGCGGCGCTGGCCGGGGCCTTCCTGTGGGAGGCGGAGCGGATCCGCGAGGAGGAGCTGCGAAG GTCTGCAGAGGAGATGAAGCACATGGAGGAAGTCTCTAAGTTGTTccatggcagtggggcagagcacCAGAAGCTGGTTTCCAAATCTCATGTGGATATAACAGCTGCTCACGAAGAGCATCCCTGGGAGATGGTGATGGACAAGAAACACTTCAAGCTGTGGAGGCGTCCGATAGAGGGAACCCACCTGTATCAGTACAGAG TCTTTGGGACATACACAGATGTGACTCCCAGGCAGTTCTTCAATGTGCAG TGTGGAGTTCTGGCTGACAGCTCTGATAGGGAGCTGCATGCAGACAGAGAAGTCAGGCCAGTCTCCAGTCCTGGGCAACATGCATATAAG CTGGACACTGAGTACAGGAAGAAATGGGATTCACTGGTCATCAAACTGGATGTAATTGAGAGAGACCTGACCACTGGCTCGGAAGTGGTTCACTGGGTAACTCACTTCCCT TACCCGATGTATTCACGAGACTACGTGTATGTGCGGCGGTACGACGTGGACCAGGAAAACAACCTGATGGTGCTGGTGTCGCG AGCGGTGGAGCATCCAGGTATCCCAGAAGATCCCGAGTTCGTGCGAGTCCGAACCTATGAATCCCAAATGGTTATCCGACCACACAAGACATTTGATGAG AATGGCTTTGACTACCTGCTGACATACAGTGACAATCCACAGACAGTATTTCCGCGCTACTGTGTCAGCTGGATGGTCTCCAGTG GCATGCCAGACTTCCTGGAGAAGCTGCACACAGCAGCTCTGAAAGCCAAGCGGATGGAGATCGAAGTGCAGGACTACATCTCTGCGAAGCCCATTGATAACGGCAACAGCGGCGAGGGGAAGGCGAGCATGCCCAGTACAGAGCACAAGAATGACAACACTCACAGCCCTGCTCAGCTTGAGTATGCCTAG
- the STARD7 gene encoding stAR-related lipid transfer protein 7, mitochondrial isoform X3, with the protein MKHMEEVSKLFHGSGAEHQKLVSKSHVDITAAHEEHPWEMVMDKKHFKLWRRPIEGTHLYQYRVFGTYTDVTPRQFFNVQCGVLADSSDRELHADREVRPVSSPGQHAYKLDTEYRKKWDSLVIKLDVIERDLTTGSEVVHWVTHFPYPMYSRDYVYVRRYDVDQENNLMVLVSRAVEHPGIPEDPEFVRVRTYESQMVIRPHKTFDENGFDYLLTYSDNPQTVFPRYCVSWMVSSGMPDFLEKLHTAALKAKRMEIEVQDYISAKPIDNGNSGEGKASMPSTEHKNDNTHSPAQLEYA; encoded by the exons ATGAAGCACATGGAGGAAGTCTCTAAGTTGTTccatggcagtggggcagagcacCAGAAGCTGGTTTCCAAATCTCATGTGGATATAACAGCTGCTCACGAAGAGCATCCCTGGGAGATGGTGATGGACAAGAAACACTTCAAGCTGTGGAGGCGTCCGATAGAGGGAACCCACCTGTATCAGTACAGAG TCTTTGGGACATACACAGATGTGACTCCCAGGCAGTTCTTCAATGTGCAG TGTGGAGTTCTGGCTGACAGCTCTGATAGGGAGCTGCATGCAGACAGAGAAGTCAGGCCAGTCTCCAGTCCTGGGCAACATGCATATAAG CTGGACACTGAGTACAGGAAGAAATGGGATTCACTGGTCATCAAACTGGATGTAATTGAGAGAGACCTGACCACTGGCTCGGAAGTGGTTCACTGGGTAACTCACTTCCCT TACCCGATGTATTCACGAGACTACGTGTATGTGCGGCGGTACGACGTGGACCAGGAAAACAACCTGATGGTGCTGGTGTCGCG AGCGGTGGAGCATCCAGGTATCCCAGAAGATCCCGAGTTCGTGCGAGTCCGAACCTATGAATCCCAAATGGTTATCCGACCACACAAGACATTTGATGAG AATGGCTTTGACTACCTGCTGACATACAGTGACAATCCACAGACAGTATTTCCGCGCTACTGTGTCAGCTGGATGGTCTCCAGTG GCATGCCAGACTTCCTGGAGAAGCTGCACACAGCAGCTCTGAAAGCCAAGCGGATGGAGATCGAAGTGCAGGACTACATCTCTGCGAAGCCCATTGATAACGGCAACAGCGGCGAGGGGAAGGCGAGCATGCCCAGTACAGAGCACAAGAATGACAACACTCACAGCCCTGCTCAGCTTGAGTATGCCTAG